In Desulfovibrio sp. TomC, the sequence GGCGTTCCCAGGGGATGGGGTCGGTGACGGCCTCCCGCTGGGGTTCCTCGGGTTCGTCTTCGGCCGGACGCTGGTGCTCGACCCGGGGTTTGCCGGGTTTGCGGTCGTCCATGGCCTGCAACCGGGCCCAGATGTCGCGTACGCCGTCGGAGCGCAGGGCCGGCTCGGGCTTTTTCGCGGCCGGCGGCGAGTCCTCGGACGCCTCGGCAGTCGCGTCGGCGGCGGAAATTTCTTTAGCACTGGGGGGTTGGACCGCAGGTGTTGCAACGACGGGTTCGACCGCCGCGGCGGGGGGCGGCGCAATCTCGGGGGCCGGCGGCGGGACCGGACGCTCGACCTGGGGTGGTTCGACCAATGCAACCGGTTCAACCGCTTCGACTGGTTCGACCGGAAGCCGGGTCGCGGGTTCATCTGTCCCATCCCGGGTCGCGGCTTGGGGCGCAGGGTCGGCCGGACGGCTTACGGGAGCCGGCGGCGTCTCGGGTTCGACCGGGGCCGCCGGGGGCCGCGTCGCACGGGTGCGGCTGCGGGCCGGGGCCGGGTCGACGAGACGCTGGTGCGTGGCCGGACGGTCCGATTCGACCGGCTTGGCCCAATGACTCAGCGAGACAGGTTCGTCCGGGTCGTCCCCCGGGGCGGACAAGTCTTCGGGTTCGACGTCCTGGCCCCGCCGCTCAGGGGGCATGGGCTCGGGCAGTCCGTCATGGGAGACCAGCGAAGCCTGCCCGGAATAGTCGGATGGGGGTGCAGGGGCGAAGGTGGCATCGGTCACAACGTCGAGTTCGGGAGCTTCGGTCGTTGCGACGCCGTCCTCGGGCACGATTTCCTGGGTGGACTCGTCCAGAGATTCCCAGGCGGCGGCCGGTGGTTGCCGGTCCTGCTTGGCTGCAGACCGACGCCATGAGGAAACGCCCTCCTCGCCGGCGGGCAGACGACTGCCAGGGGTCGCAGAGATGGGGTCGGGACGAAACCGAAACCGATGGCGACACTTGGGACAAGTGGCCATGGTCGGTGTCACCGGAGCCTTGGTATCGGGCAATTCCCTGAAAAAACCGCATTGAGGACAAGTGATGCGCATCATGTACCTTCGCAAAACGTCCCGGTGCTGCCGCCGGGCGCAAATCTGCAAGCACCAGTGTAGCTCCTCAAAGCCCGCAAGGCAACCGGGGGGCTGGAGAGTCCCGCTTCAGGCCGACCAGGGCAGGACAAACAAGCGGCCAGGGCCGTCTGACGGGGACAAGGCCGTCAGGAAATCGAGCGGGAGACTGGGATAATCGGCGTTTAAGCGGTGGGCCGTCGCCCCGGGCAAACGACTGAAGGCCGCGAGCTTCCCGGTAACGGCGGCCGAATCGGCCACCAG encodes:
- a CDS encoding YIP1 family protein, translated to MMRITCPQCGFFRELPDTKAPVTPTMATCPKCRHRFRFRPDPISATPGSRLPAGEEGVSSWRRSAAKQDRQPPAAAWESLDESTQEIVPEDGVATTEAPELDVVTDATFAPAPPSDYSGQASLVSHDGLPEPMPPERRGQDVEPEDLSAPGDDPDEPVSLSHWAKPVESDRPATHQRLVDPAPARSRTRATRPPAAPVEPETPPAPVSRPADPAPQAATRDGTDEPATRLPVEPVEAVEPVALVEPPQVERPVPPPAPEIAPPPAAAVEPVVATPAVQPPSAKEISAADATAEASEDSPPAAKKPEPALRSDGVRDIWARLQAMDDRKPGKPRVEHQRPAEDEPEEPQREAVTDPIPWERQDAYGFFPGLFLTLRQILLHPMDFFDSLPIGRPKGKALVFNLLISEFLLVIDFMWSLFGLRARIGSPGGPEAMSSLGHSPSLTFLGAMLLVPLVLSVGIYLDAWVTHLLLLLFRSTKKGFNETFRVLCYSAAPTVLSAVPVAGQLLSPVILIWYMALQAIGLKKCHEAAYTQTLAAIFIKWSIYLFLLLAMLQSFTPGQ